In the genome of Photobacterium sp. TLY01, one region contains:
- a CDS encoding arylsulfatase, with the protein MAIIGVAFGATSVSAAEKPNILVIWGDDIGVHNISAYNHGIMGYKTPNIDRIAKEGAMFTDAYGQQSCTAGRASFILGQHPFRTGLLTIGMPGSDHGIPDWSPTIADLLHEQGYVSGQFGKNHLGDQDKHLPTNHGFDEFFGNLYHLNAEEEPEGYYYPKDPEFRKKYGPRGVLKSTADGKVEDTGPLTRKRMETADEEFMAAGLDFMERAVKSDKPFFMWFNTTRMHVWTHLKPESVGTTGIGLYPDGMVEHDKSVGTLLDKLDELKIADNTIVVYSTDNGAETISWPDGGTTPFHGEKGTTWEGGMRVPLLVKWPNVIKPGTIYNDIISHEDWMPTFLAAAGEPDLVEKLKKGYSANGKEFKVHADGYNFMPYFKGEVEKGPRDTIYYFGATGELNAVRWQDWKIHFATLSGGINTAVRETPAWPLVINLRADPYQKGALESGMYLKWYAENTMWLFVPVQQKVMEFLKTIPEYPFQQGSSLSASNISYQTLMTQDALKKLEALDARVPRN; encoded by the coding sequence ATGGCTATTATCGGGGTTGCCTTTGGTGCAACCAGTGTCAGTGCAGCAGAAAAACCGAATATACTCGTGATATGGGGAGACGATATTGGCGTTCATAATATCAGTGCTTATAACCACGGTATTATGGGATACAAAACCCCGAATATTGACCGCATCGCAAAAGAAGGCGCGATGTTTACCGATGCCTATGGTCAGCAATCTTGTACCGCTGGCAGGGCGTCATTTATTCTGGGGCAGCACCCGTTTCGCACAGGATTATTAACCATAGGTATGCCGGGTTCTGATCACGGTATTCCTGACTGGTCGCCAACCATTGCTGATTTATTGCATGAGCAGGGATATGTCAGTGGCCAGTTTGGTAAGAACCACTTGGGTGATCAGGACAAACACCTGCCTACTAACCACGGTTTTGATGAATTCTTTGGTAACCTGTATCACCTGAATGCGGAAGAAGAGCCCGAGGGTTATTACTACCCGAAAGATCCTGAGTTTCGCAAAAAATACGGCCCGCGAGGCGTCTTGAAGTCCACCGCTGACGGTAAAGTCGAAGATACCGGTCCGCTGACACGTAAGCGGATGGAAACTGCAGATGAAGAGTTTATGGCTGCCGGTCTGGATTTCATGGAACGCGCCGTGAAGAGTGATAAGCCCTTCTTCATGTGGTTTAATACCACGCGTATGCACGTCTGGACGCACTTAAAACCTGAGTCTGTCGGCACGACAGGAATTGGTCTGTACCCGGACGGCATGGTTGAACACGACAAGTCAGTCGGTACCTTGCTGGACAAACTCGATGAGCTGAAGATTGCCGACAACACGATTGTTGTGTACTCAACGGATAATGGTGCCGAGACGATTTCCTGGCCTGATGGCGGTACCACACCTTTCCATGGTGAAAAAGGAACCACCTGGGAAGGGGGGATGCGCGTCCCTCTGCTGGTGAAATGGCCCAATGTGATTAAACCAGGCACCATCTATAACGACATCATCTCGCATGAAGACTGGATGCCGACCTTCCTGGCTGCAGCCGGTGAACCCGACTTGGTCGAAAAGCTGAAAAAAGGCTATTCCGCCAATGGTAAAGAATTCAAAGTTCATGCGGACGGCTATAACTTTATGCCTTATTTCAAAGGTGAGGTCGAAAAAGGTCCCCGCGACACTATTTACTACTTTGGCGCAACCGGTGAGCTGAATGCGGTTCGCTGGCAAGACTGGAAAATCCACTTTGCGACTCTTTCCGGTGGTATTAATACCGCCGTTCGCGAAACACCGGCCTGGCCTCTGGTAATCAACCTGCGGGCTGATCCCTATCAGAAAGGGGCGCTGGAGTCCGGTATGTATCTGAAGTGGTATGCGGAAAACACTATGTGGCTGTTTGTACCGGTACAGCAAAAAGTCATGGAATTCCTGAAAACCATTCCGGAATACCCATTCCAGCAAGGGTCCAGCCTCAGTGCGAGCAACATCAGTTATCAGACCCTGATGACGCAGGATGCACTGAAAAAGCTTGAAGCCTTGGATGCTCGGGTACCAAGAAACTAA